One segment of Chloroflexota bacterium DNA contains the following:
- a CDS encoding ribulose-phosphate 3-epimerase — MKLAPSILSADFSRLGEQVAEVSAAGADYIHVDVMDGCFVPNITIGAPVVKTVRSWTKLPLDVHLMIQNPLAHISDFAEAGADIITVHAEACPHLHRAVQKIKECHVKAGVALNPATSLVMVDEILPLVDLVLVMTVNPGFGGQPFLEEVVGKIARLRKILDGRGLTAELEVDGGINADVAPKVVNAGARVLVAGAAVFRSEESIKKALQKLRKSLRSLEVS; from the coding sequence ATTAAGCTGGCACCTTCCATTCTCTCCGCCGATTTCAGCCGTCTTGGGGAGCAGGTGGCTGAGGTTAGTGCCGCCGGGGCTGATTACATCCATGTCGATGTCATGGACGGGTGCTTTGTGCCCAACATTACCATCGGTGCCCCGGTAGTTAAGACGGTACGTTCCTGGACCAAGTTGCCTCTTGATGTCCACCTGATGATACAGAACCCCCTGGCCCATATCTCCGATTTTGCCGAAGCTGGCGCAGACATAATAACTGTCCACGCTGAAGCTTGTCCGCATCTGCATCGGGCGGTGCAGAAGATCAAAGAATGCCATGTTAAAGCTGGGGTGGCCCTTAATCCAGCCACGTCACTGGTAATGGTGGACGAGATTTTACCTTTGGTTGATTTGGTGCTGGTGATGACCGTCAACCCCGGCTTTGGTGGGCAGCCCTTCCTTGAGGAAGTGGTGGGCAAGATAGCCCGGCTGCGGAAGATTCTTGATGGCAGGGGTTTGACTGCTGAACTTGAAGTTGACGGCGGGATCAACGCTGACGTTGCCCCGAAGGTGGTGAATGCAGGAGCCAGAGTATTGGTGGCTGGAGCCGCCGTATTCCGCTCCGAAGAAAGTATCAAGAAGGCACTGCAAAAGCTCAGGAAGAGTCTTCGTTCCTTAGAGGTAAGCTAG
- the rpmB gene encoding 50S ribosomal protein L28, with protein MAKCDICGKASQFGHNVSHSKRRTRRQWLPNIHTATVSVGGKYRRLRVCTRCLRTQHKLAH; from the coding sequence ATGGCTAAATGTGATATTTGTGGCAAGGCATCTCAGTTTGGGCACAACGTAAGCCATTCCAAACGTCGTACCAGACGACAGTGGTTGCCGAATATCCATACCGCTACAGTAAGTGTTGGCGGGAAGTATAGGCGGCTTAGAGTTTGCACCAGGTGCCTCCGCACTCAGCATAAACTGGCACACTAG